In Posidoniimonas polymericola, one genomic interval encodes:
- a CDS encoding UvrB/UvrC motif-containing protein, with protein MTRDIRKIIDDWNYAPDTVTTRLITGDDGREKVQLRLDLGLLQMELEGRPDGQTIQGAESLLTHHQIRQREHDAANPDGLPYLLESEDCTELMREGVQYYHRYICFWQLERYELCARDTNRNLDLFRFVREHARYDRDKVQFDQWRPYVTMMHARAVATPLVELQQWEAAIGAIDAGIRGVEGFLSDYGQVDQAERMSELVFLKRWRRELVRKAAPESEEDDSDDDPVAQVKSDLEKAIEEERYEDAAQLRDELKRLENPPPPTGHGGPQ; from the coding sequence GTGACTCGCGATATCCGGAAGATCATCGATGACTGGAACTACGCTCCCGACACGGTCACGACCCGCCTGATCACCGGCGACGACGGGCGAGAAAAGGTCCAGCTGCGGCTCGACCTGGGGCTGCTGCAGATGGAGCTCGAGGGGCGGCCAGACGGCCAGACGATCCAGGGCGCCGAGTCGCTGCTCACCCATCACCAGATCCGCCAACGCGAGCACGACGCCGCCAATCCCGACGGCCTCCCCTACCTGCTCGAGAGCGAGGACTGCACCGAGCTGATGCGCGAGGGGGTGCAATATTACCACCGCTACATCTGCTTCTGGCAGCTAGAGCGGTATGAGTTGTGCGCGCGGGACACCAACCGCAACCTCGACCTGTTCCGCTTTGTCCGCGAGCACGCCCGCTACGACCGCGACAAGGTGCAATTCGATCAGTGGCGCCCCTACGTCACGATGATGCACGCCCGAGCGGTGGCGACTCCGCTGGTCGAGCTGCAGCAGTGGGAGGCGGCGATCGGTGCGATCGACGCCGGCATCCGCGGCGTCGAGGGGTTCTTGTCGGACTACGGGCAGGTGGACCAGGCCGAGCGGATGAGCGAGCTGGTGTTCCTCAAGCGGTGGCGGCGCGAGCTGGTCCGCAAGGCGGCGCCCGAGTCCGAAGAAGACGACTCGGACGACGACCCGGTCGCCCAGGTCAAAAGCGATCTGGAGAAGGCGATCGAAGAAGAGCGGTACGAAGACGCCGCACAGCTGCGGGACGAACTCAAGCGGCTCGAAAACCCGCCCCCGCCTACCGGGCACGGCGGGCCGCAGTGA
- a CDS encoding DUF4912 domain-containing protein: MTASTLKSYTCKDLAQMARSEGIPGWHSMRKDELIASLVRAKRTASSKPTAKAIRKPPAAQPVQSPERRRVQREISRVQQQTAERKNLSKAVEGRPEPQKDRIVVLVRDPYWLHVCWEITPQSVERARSVLGQDWHSAAPTLRLIRVLDDGGGRLERCIEIHGGVSNWYVDVSDPPNSYRVEIGYAATGGEFYCLSRSNTVTTPVPGSADVVDNNWTDVAANADRIYAMSGGYSSDGASMELQELLEERLRRRLGRPSEIRYGLGAAGVGRDGSEFHLAVDTELVVYGSSDPNTHVTVSGEPVAVGPDGGFAVKVHFPDRRQVIPIVASSADGVEQKTIILGVERNTKMLDPVVRDTASVSS; this comes from the coding sequence ATGACCGCTTCCACGCTGAAGTCGTACACGTGCAAAGACCTTGCTCAAATGGCCCGCAGCGAAGGGATCCCGGGCTGGCACTCGATGCGGAAGGACGAGCTGATTGCCTCGCTGGTGCGAGCGAAGCGAACAGCGTCGTCGAAGCCCACCGCGAAGGCAATCCGCAAGCCGCCGGCGGCCCAGCCGGTTCAGAGCCCGGAGCGTCGCCGCGTGCAGCGTGAGATCAGCCGCGTCCAGCAGCAGACCGCTGAGCGCAAAAACCTGAGCAAGGCGGTCGAGGGCCGCCCCGAGCCGCAGAAGGACCGCATCGTCGTGCTGGTCCGCGACCCTTACTGGTTGCACGTCTGCTGGGAAATCACCCCTCAGAGCGTCGAGCGGGCCCGCTCGGTGCTCGGTCAAGACTGGCACAGCGCGGCCCCCACGCTGCGTCTGATCCGCGTGCTGGACGACGGCGGCGGGCGGCTCGAGCGTTGCATCGAGATCCACGGCGGCGTTTCGAACTGGTATGTCGATGTGTCGGATCCGCCAAACTCGTACCGGGTTGAAATCGGCTACGCGGCGACCGGCGGCGAGTTCTACTGCCTGTCGCGCAGCAACACGGTCACCACCCCGGTCCCTGGCTCCGCGGACGTGGTCGACAACAATTGGACCGACGTCGCCGCGAACGCCGACCGGATCTACGCGATGAGCGGCGGCTACAGCTCCGACGGCGCGAGCATGGAACTGCAGGAGCTCCTCGAGGAACGCCTGCGTCGCCGGCTCGGCCGACCCTCGGAGATCCGCTACGGCCTGGGCGCCGCTGGAGTTGGTCGCGACGGCAGTGAGTTTCACCTGGCTGTCGACACCGAGCTGGTAGTCTACGGCTCGAGCGATCCAAACACCCACGTGACGGTGTCGGGCGAGCCGGTGGCGGTCGGCCCGGACGGCGGCTTCGCGGTCAAAGTGCACTTCCCGGACCGCCGCCAAGTGATCCCAATCGTCGCCAGCTCGGCCGACGGCGTGGAGCAGAAGACCATCATCCTGGGGGTGGAACGCAACACCAAGATGCTCGACCCAGTCGTCCGCGACACCGCCAGCGTCAGCTCCTAG
- the atpB gene encoding F0F1 ATP synthase subunit A: MSSAILHIKDSYYFEVPKVFAPSKKQHLSEFDNYWIRLDPDYQDWEAKRQVDALEGSSIELPESPEALLAEYHQWRSADANFAKPFDVFLEEAPSQKWFQTIIEENSAAKTEWQGIKAAAEDVRGSEDSYTATHEWSPEKIADYNHQLSGKLVIPQPFGELRNHYAMDSGIGISKYMILLTVGAIVIFYLCRKAGEMLLSGQKSRVTSIIEVFLEFIRDQIAKPTIGEKDAHRFVPFLWTLFLFILIMNLLGIIPFLGAPTASFAVTTSLALMVIAVSIGSGIKRFGVFGFLKNQVPGMDLHWTMALLIVPMIWIIEVAGFFIKHAVLSVRLLANMVAGHLVLLALMGIAVSAAGAASWWIAAPLSIFGAVAIDCLELFVAFLQAYVFTFLSGLFIGAAIHHH; encoded by the coding sequence ATGTCTAGCGCCATCCTTCACATTAAGGACAGCTACTACTTCGAGGTGCCGAAGGTCTTTGCGCCGAGCAAGAAGCAGCACCTCAGCGAGTTCGACAATTACTGGATCCGGCTCGACCCGGACTACCAGGACTGGGAAGCCAAGCGGCAGGTCGACGCTCTCGAGGGATCCTCGATCGAGCTGCCGGAGAGCCCCGAAGCGCTGCTCGCGGAGTACCACCAGTGGCGGAGCGCCGACGCGAATTTCGCCAAGCCGTTCGACGTGTTCCTCGAGGAGGCCCCCTCGCAGAAGTGGTTCCAAACCATCATCGAAGAGAACTCGGCCGCGAAGACCGAGTGGCAGGGGATCAAGGCGGCGGCGGAGGATGTCCGCGGTAGCGAGGACAGCTACACCGCGACCCACGAGTGGTCCCCCGAGAAGATCGCCGACTACAACCACCAGCTCAGCGGCAAGCTGGTCATCCCGCAGCCATTCGGCGAGTTGCGTAACCACTACGCGATGGACTCGGGCATTGGAATTTCCAAGTACATGATCCTGCTGACGGTGGGCGCCATCGTCATCTTTTACCTGTGCCGCAAGGCGGGGGAGATGCTGCTCAGCGGCCAAAAGAGCCGCGTCACAAGCATCATCGAGGTGTTCCTCGAGTTCATCCGCGACCAAATCGCCAAGCCGACCATCGGAGAGAAGGACGCGCACCGTTTCGTGCCGTTCCTGTGGACGCTGTTCCTGTTCATCCTGATCATGAACCTGCTGGGCATCATCCCGTTCCTCGGCGCCCCAACTGCGTCATTCGCTGTGACCACATCACTGGCGTTGATGGTGATCGCCGTGTCGATCGGCTCAGGCATCAAGCGGTTCGGCGTCTTCGGTTTCCTCAAAAACCAGGTGCCGGGCATGGACCTGCACTGGACGATGGCGTTGCTCATCGTGCCGATGATCTGGATCATCGAGGTCGCCGGCTTCTTCATCAAACACGCGGTGTTAAGCGTTCGTCTGCTCGCTAACATGGTCGCCGGACACTTGGTGTTGCTCGCCCTGATGGGTATTGCCGTCAGCGCGGCGGGGGCCGCCAGCTGGTGGATCGCGGCGCCGCTGTCGATCTTCGGCGCGGTGGCGATCGACTGCCTTGAGCTGTTTGTCGCCTTCCTGCAGGCGTACGTGTTTACGTTCCTAAGCGGTCTGTTTATCGGGGCGGCCATCCATCACCACTAA
- the atpE gene encoding ATP synthase F0 subunit C: MFNFTKIAAYAIVAGLIMVSPAAAQEAGGNYAGAIPGAIGAGLVAIGAGLGIGRIGGSAVESMARQPEMASGIQVAMIISAALIEGFTFYAIYVCSTQNPFTAG; this comes from the coding sequence GTGTTTAACTTCACAAAGATTGCTGCTTACGCCATCGTGGCCGGCCTGATCATGGTCTCGCCCGCCGCCGCTCAGGAAGCCGGCGGAAACTACGCTGGCGCGATCCCGGGAGCCATTGGCGCTGGCCTGGTCGCGATTGGCGCCGGCCTCGGCATCGGCCGCATCGGCGGTTCGGCGGTTGAGAGCATGGCCCGCCAGCCCGAGATGGCCAGCGGCATCCAGGTAGCCATGATCATCTCGGCCGCCCTGATCGAAGGCTTCACGTTCTACGCGATCTACGTCTGCTCGACGCAGAATCCGTTTACCGCCGGCTAG
- the atpF gene encoding F0F1 ATP synthase subunit B, translating to MPSLRLALLVLACLALTASQGLQAQETEGAEGEAPAAAEATESEAEEEATTEAEDSGEEGDAGHAEDEHDEAAHDGVAHGDAAHDEHAGGHGHELGHGNAHESLMSPSELQADLAIYSLFVFLVLMALLAKFAWPKIAEALDQRERAISDNIAAAQEKHDQAAALLAEHRAKIDAAADEVREMLEEARRDAEATKGQIVSEARDAADAERQRALRDIENAKDGAVKSLAEQSAALAVDLASKVVRQEISHDRQSEIVREALGLMGPGSNAN from the coding sequence ATGCCATCGCTGCGACTGGCGTTGCTCGTGCTCGCCTGCTTGGCGCTAACCGCCAGTCAGGGGCTGCAGGCGCAAGAGACGGAAGGCGCTGAAGGCGAAGCCCCCGCGGCGGCAGAAGCCACCGAGTCTGAGGCCGAGGAGGAAGCCACGACGGAGGCTGAGGACTCGGGCGAAGAGGGGGACGCCGGGCATGCCGAAGATGAGCATGACGAGGCGGCTCACGACGGAGTCGCACACGGCGACGCGGCTCATGACGAGCACGCCGGCGGGCACGGCCACGAGCTGGGCCACGGCAACGCCCACGAGAGCCTGATGAGCCCTTCGGAGCTGCAGGCCGACCTGGCGATCTACTCGCTGTTCGTGTTCCTGGTGCTGATGGCGCTGCTCGCCAAGTTCGCTTGGCCCAAGATCGCAGAGGCGCTCGACCAGCGTGAGCGGGCGATCTCGGACAACATCGCCGCGGCCCAGGAGAAGCACGATCAGGCCGCCGCCCTGTTGGCGGAACACCGGGCCAAGATCGACGCGGCGGCTGACGAGGTCCGCGAGATGCTCGAGGAGGCCCGGCGCGACGCCGAGGCGACCAAGGGGCAGATCGTCTCCGAGGCCCGCGACGCCGCCGACGCCGAGCGTCAACGGGCGTTGCGGGACATCGAGAACGCCAAGGACGGCGCCGTGAAGAGCCTGGCCGAGCAGAGCGCTGCTCTGGCGGTGGACCTCGCCTCGAAGGTGGTCCGCCAGGAGATCAGCCACGACCGCCAGAGCGAGATTGTCCGCGAGGCGCTCGGCCTGATGGGCCCCGGCTCCAACGCGAACTAG
- the atpH gene encoding ATP synthase F1 subunit delta produces the protein MPIDPQNLPNHDTVLDVTEEQIGKTYAKAVLGAAAGNEWTVVEELQAIVDEILNPHPGFIEPLRSAFVSHEERGQILDRVFGGKVSDTVLHFLKVLSAHNRLGILRTIVRETVRLYQDRNNNVRVRVVSAEPLDDALLGDITNALRSQTGQEPIMTTEVDPDLIAGMQVHVGDTVYDSSLRTAFAKARRAIVNSTIQQIEQNPQQFFSTN, from the coding sequence ATGCCGATCGACCCGCAAAACCTGCCGAACCACGACACCGTGCTCGACGTCACCGAAGAGCAGATCGGGAAGACCTACGCCAAAGCAGTTCTCGGCGCCGCCGCCGGGAACGAGTGGACGGTTGTGGAGGAGTTGCAGGCGATTGTCGACGAGATCCTAAACCCGCACCCCGGTTTTATCGAGCCGCTGCGATCGGCGTTCGTCTCGCACGAAGAGCGGGGGCAGATTCTAGACAGGGTGTTCGGGGGCAAGGTATCCGATACCGTGCTCCATTTCCTGAAGGTGCTCTCCGCCCACAACCGGCTGGGCATCCTCAGGACCATCGTCCGCGAGACGGTGCGACTGTATCAGGATCGCAACAACAACGTTCGGGTCCGGGTGGTGTCGGCCGAGCCGCTCGACGACGCCCTGCTAGGCGACATCACCAACGCGCTCCGTTCGCAGACGGGGCAGGAGCCGATTATGACGACCGAGGTCGACCCGGACCTGATCGCCGGCATGCAGGTGCACGTCGGCGACACCGTGTACGACAGCTCGCTGCGGACGGCCTTCGCCAAGGCGCGGCGGGCGATCGTCAACTCGACCATTCAGCAGATTGAGCAGAACCCACAGCAGTTCTTCTCGACCAACTAG
- the atpA gene encoding F0F1 ATP synthase subunit alpha codes for MKFNSDEIASVIQQEISNFSSQIDVREVGRVLEVGDGIAQVYGLSGVMAGEMVEFASGVTGLAFNLEENSVGVIILGDYLKISEGEEVKSTGTLLSVPVGDELLGRVVDPLGNPLDGKGPIVTSKSRPVEVIAAGVSERQPVKEPLQTGIKAIDAMTPIGRGQRELIIGDRKTGKTAVAIDAIINQKNSGVKCFYVAVGQKESTVAGIVEKLRENGAMDYTTVIVSGASDPAPLQYIAPYSGTAMAEEYMFNGQHALIVYDDLSKQAVAYRELSLLMRRPPGREAYPGDVFYCHSRLLERSSKLSDALGGGSLTSLPIIETLEGEVSAYIPTNVISITDGQIYLQPDLFFAGVKPAMNAGISVSRVGGNAQTKAMKKVAGGLRLDLAAFRELEAFAQLGTDLDPATQSKLDRGYRMVELLKQGQYQPLDMVDQVILIYVGTKGHLDEIPVDKVQQWESEFVTFLHDQVPELRTKLEQEQALSDEIVAQIESAIALFQKQFAGHAKATAGAAS; via the coding sequence ATGAAGTTTAACAGCGACGAGATCGCGTCGGTCATTCAGCAAGAGATCTCTAACTTCAGCTCGCAGATCGACGTCCGCGAGGTCGGCCGCGTGCTCGAAGTCGGCGACGGCATCGCCCAGGTCTACGGCCTGTCGGGCGTGATGGCGGGCGAGATGGTCGAGTTTGCCAGCGGCGTCACCGGCCTGGCGTTCAACCTGGAAGAGAACTCGGTCGGTGTGATCATCCTGGGCGACTACCTGAAGATCTCCGAGGGCGAAGAGGTCAAGAGCACCGGCACCCTGCTGAGCGTGCCGGTCGGCGACGAGCTGCTCGGCCGCGTGGTCGACCCGCTGGGCAACCCGCTCGACGGCAAGGGCCCGATCGTGACCAGCAAGAGCCGCCCGGTCGAGGTGATCGCCGCCGGCGTGTCCGAGCGTCAACCGGTCAAGGAGCCGCTGCAGACCGGCATCAAGGCGATCGACGCCATGACGCCGATCGGGCGCGGCCAGCGTGAGCTGATCATCGGCGACCGCAAGACCGGCAAGACAGCCGTCGCGATCGACGCGATCATCAACCAGAAGAACTCCGGCGTGAAGTGCTTCTACGTCGCGGTCGGCCAGAAGGAGTCGACAGTCGCCGGCATCGTGGAGAAGCTCCGCGAGAACGGCGCGATGGACTACACCACGGTGATCGTCTCCGGCGCCAGCGACCCGGCGCCGCTGCAGTACATCGCCCCGTACTCCGGCACCGCGATGGCCGAGGAGTACATGTTCAACGGCCAGCACGCCCTGATCGTCTACGACGACCTCTCGAAGCAGGCCGTGGCGTACCGCGAGCTGTCGCTGCTGATGCGTCGCCCGCCGGGCCGCGAGGCGTACCCAGGCGACGTGTTCTACTGCCACAGCCGCCTGCTGGAGCGCTCGTCCAAGCTCTCCGACGCGCTGGGCGGCGGATCGCTGACCTCGCTCCCCATCATCGAGACCCTCGAGGGCGAGGTCTCCGCGTACATCCCGACAAACGTGATCTCCATCACCGACGGCCAGATCTACCTGCAGCCGGACCTGTTCTTCGCGGGCGTCAAGCCGGCGATGAACGCGGGCATCTCGGTGTCCCGCGTCGGCGGCAACGCCCAGACCAAGGCCATGAAGAAGGTGGCCGGCGGTTTACGTCTTGACCTGGCCGCGTTCCGCGAGCTCGAGGCCTTCGCCCAGCTCGGCACCGACCTCGACCCGGCCACCCAGTCGAAGCTGGACCGCGGCTACCGCATGGTCGAGCTGCTCAAGCAGGGTCAGTACCAGCCGCTGGACATGGTGGACCAGGTGATCCTGATCTACGTCGGCACCAAGGGCCACCTGGACGAGATCCCGGTCGACAAGGTGCAGCAGTGGGAGAGCGAGTTCGTCACCTTCCTGCACGACCAGGTCCCCGAGCTCCGCACGAAGCTGGAACAGGAGCAGGCCCTGTCGGACGAGATTGTCGCCCAGATCGAGTCGGCGATCGCGCTGTTCCAGAAGCAGTTCGCCGGGCACGCGAAGGCGACCGCCGGGGCGGCGAGCTAG
- the atpG gene encoding ATP synthase F1 subunit gamma, which yields MANPKVLDKRRKSVKNISKITRTMELIATARFKKAMDRASAATDYTNRVSKLVRDLTQAGLQVSHPLLEQRDNPQHGKLLVLTANRGLCGGFNGNLIRASLGAWTELKAAVPNCTLEVSGKRGITGLKFRGLDVDQSFTHFEDKPRFEEVDDIATRYLDDFIAGRLDRLDVVYMKFESVARQQVAVETLLPLGSVVGDEADPAVEESGVSLYEFLPSPESILEEVIPMSFKIKLFKCFLDSAVSEQVARMIAMKGATENANDLIKKLSMQYNRARQGRITSELIDLIGGVEAIS from the coding sequence ATGGCCAACCCAAAAGTTCTCGACAAGCGCCGCAAGTCGGTCAAGAACATCTCCAAGATTACTCGGACGATGGAATTGATCGCGACCGCCCGGTTCAAGAAGGCGATGGACCGCGCCTCCGCGGCCACCGACTACACGAACCGCGTGTCGAAGCTGGTCCGCGACCTGACCCAGGCCGGCCTGCAGGTGAGCCACCCGCTGCTCGAGCAGCGGGACAACCCGCAGCACGGCAAGCTGCTGGTGCTGACCGCCAACCGCGGCCTGTGCGGCGGCTTCAACGGCAACCTGATCCGGGCCAGCCTCGGCGCATGGACCGAGCTGAAGGCGGCGGTCCCCAACTGCACGCTCGAGGTGAGTGGCAAACGGGGCATCACCGGCCTCAAGTTCCGCGGGCTCGACGTTGACCAGTCTTTCACGCACTTCGAGGACAAGCCGCGTTTCGAAGAAGTCGACGACATCGCCACCCGCTACCTCGACGACTTCATCGCCGGCCGGCTCGACCGGCTGGACGTTGTCTACATGAAGTTCGAGAGCGTCGCGCGTCAGCAGGTCGCGGTTGAGACGCTGCTGCCGCTCGGCTCAGTGGTCGGCGACGAAGCCGACCCCGCCGTGGAGGAGTCGGGCGTCTCGCTATACGAGTTCCTCCCCTCGCCGGAGAGCATCCTGGAGGAGGTCATCCCGATGAGCTTCAAGATCAAGCTCTTCAAGTGCTTCCTCGACTCGGCCGTGAGCGAGCAGGTCGCCCGCATGATCGCCATGAAGGGCGCCACGGAAAACGCGAACGACCTCATCAAGAAGCTGAGCATGCAGTACAACCGCGCCCGCCAGGGACGCATCACCTCGGAGCTGATCGACCTGATCGGCGGCGTCGAAGCGATCAGCTAA
- the atpD gene encoding F0F1 ATP synthase subunit beta has translation MSTATANNVGHITQVIGSTFDVAFPDDSLPAIYNALKIVSEHKGVKINLTAEVQQHLGGGRVRCIALGSTDGLVRGQEVVDTGAPVSVPVGEATLGRVFNVIGETVDGRGPVDTEERWPIHRDAPKLADLSTSTEIFETGIKVVDLLTPFVRGGKAGLFGGAGLGKTVILTELIARIAKEHGGYSVFAGVGERTREGTDLWLEMQETKMGGDGDKSVIDQTCMVFGQMNEPPGSRLRVALSALTMAEYFRDKTGADTLLFVDNIFRFSQAGSEVSALLGRMPSAVGYQPTLASEMGALQERIASTNNGAITSVQAVYVPADDPTDPAPATAFGQLDAFIYLERSISEKGIYPAVDPLASSSRILDPQYVGEEHYNCARRVQTTLQRYRELQDIIAILGVDELSEDDKQIVHRARRIERFLSQPFFVAEVFTGKSGEFTSIADTIRSFNEICDGKWDHLPESAFMYVGPIEQAEEQWKKDKK, from the coding sequence ATGTCCACTGCCACCGCCAACAACGTCGGACACATCACCCAGGTCATCGGCTCGACGTTCGACGTCGCGTTCCCGGACGACAGCCTGCCGGCGATCTACAACGCGTTGAAGATCGTCTCTGAGCACAAGGGCGTGAAGATCAACCTCACCGCCGAGGTCCAGCAGCACCTGGGCGGCGGACGCGTGCGGTGCATCGCCCTCGGCTCGACCGACGGCCTGGTCCGCGGTCAGGAGGTGGTCGACACCGGCGCCCCCGTGAGCGTGCCGGTCGGCGAGGCGACCCTCGGCCGCGTGTTCAACGTCATCGGTGAGACCGTCGACGGGCGTGGCCCGGTGGACACCGAAGAGCGTTGGCCCATCCACCGCGACGCCCCAAAGCTTGCGGACCTGTCGACCAGCACCGAGATCTTCGAGACAGGCATCAAGGTCGTCGACCTGCTGACGCCGTTCGTCCGCGGTGGTAAGGCCGGCCTGTTCGGCGGAGCCGGCCTGGGCAAGACGGTTATTCTCACCGAGCTCATCGCCCGTATCGCCAAGGAGCACGGCGGCTACTCGGTGTTCGCTGGCGTCGGCGAGCGGACCCGCGAGGGGACCGACCTGTGGCTCGAGATGCAAGAGACCAAGATGGGCGGCGACGGCGACAAGAGCGTCATCGACCAGACATGCATGGTGTTCGGGCAGATGAACGAGCCGCCGGGTTCGCGCCTCCGCGTGGCGCTGTCGGCCCTCACCATGGCCGAGTACTTCCGCGACAAGACCGGCGCCGACACGCTATTGTTTGTCGACAACATCTTCCGCTTCTCGCAGGCCGGCTCCGAGGTTTCCGCGCTGCTCGGCCGCATGCCGTCGGCGGTCGGTTACCAGCCGACCCTGGCTAGCGAGATGGGCGCCCTGCAGGAGCGCATCGCCTCGACCAACAACGGCGCCATCACTTCGGTGCAGGCGGTGTATGTGCCGGCGGACGACCCAACCGACCCGGCGCCGGCCACCGCGTTCGGCCAGCTCGACGCGTTCATCTACCTGGAGCGGTCGATCTCCGAGAAGGGCATCTACCCGGCGGTCGACCCGCTGGCGTCGTCCAGCCGGATCCTCGACCCGCAGTACGTCGGCGAGGAGCACTACAACTGCGCCCGCCGCGTCCAGACCACGCTGCAGCGCTACCGCGAGCTGCAGGACATCATCGCGATCCTCGGCGTCGACGAGCTGTCGGAAGACGACAAGCAGATCGTCCACCGCGCCCGTCGCATCGAGCGGTTCCTGTCGCAGCCGTTCTTCGTCGCCGAGGTGTTCACCGGCAAGTCCGGCGAGTTCACCTCGATCGCCGACACCATCCGCAGCTTCAACGAGATCTGCGACGGCAAGTGGGACCACCTCCCCGAGTCGGCCTTCATGTACGTCGGCCCGATCGAGCAGGCCGAGGAGCAGTGGAAGAAGGACAAGAAGTAG
- the atpC gene encoding ATP synthase F1 subunit epsilon, which produces MADLPIKLVVVTPEMTVLDESVDFVVAPLFDGELGVAAGHAPVIGRLGYGELRYRIGGENHRYFVEGGFVQIADDVVSVMTGKAMLVSEIDVAEARQQLDAAIARSAAGAEAAARDRDIAQARGKLRVAKGGSSH; this is translated from the coding sequence ATGGCCGACCTCCCCATCAAACTAGTTGTCGTTACGCCCGAGATGACCGTCCTTGACGAGTCGGTCGACTTTGTCGTGGCGCCGTTGTTCGACGGCGAGCTGGGCGTCGCGGCGGGCCACGCCCCGGTAATCGGTCGGCTCGGCTACGGCGAGCTCCGCTACCGCATCGGCGGCGAGAACCACCGCTACTTCGTCGAGGGGGGCTTCGTCCAGATCGCCGACGACGTCGTTTCGGTCATGACCGGCAAGGCGATGTTGGTCTCGGAAATCGACGTCGCCGAGGCCCGCCAGCAGCTCGACGCGGCCATCGCCCGATCGGCCGCCGGGGCCGAGGCCGCCGCCCGCGACCGCGACATCGCCCAGGCCCGCGGCAAGCTGCGGGTCGCGAAGGGCGGCTCCTCGCACTAG